AATTTTATAGCCAATGATACTCCGGCAGTATATGAAGTTTCTAAGCGCTTGAATCCCACATGGGAGAACGAAACTATACCTTTAGGATTGGAAACTGGTAATGAAAATGAACCATCATTTTTAGAAGAGGTCCTACCCTTTTCACCTTCGACACGGATGGAAACACCTTGGATCGGCTTACCGTCGACAGACGATACCACAGTACCGCTAATAGCTAACAGCCCTTCCGCCCCGCTGTCCTTGCGGGGCGTCTGAGCCGATAAACTAAACATATGAAACAAACATGCCAGAATAAGCAGGGCATGTTTGTTCTTCAATGCCTTTGAAAGACAAATAATAGCATTGAAAACTAAAAAGTATAGATTCAGCGGTAACTGTATCACACCCTTTACGCCCATTGTCGTCGGCACAGGAGTACATGCCGACATGATCTGCCTCAGACTATATACCATACAATCGAGGGAGTACTTTTTACCCCATTCGAATTGAACTTTTTTTAATTTATTTTTTCCAGCGCCATTTAAGGTCGCCAGATATGCTACCTTATCCAATAAGGCAGACATCAGATTTGATCTGTTTGTCATCTGCTTATTGGTAAGGTTAGTCTACTATTCGTCCAAAGAATTCGTGGATCCGCTTGGTGATCTCCAGTTCATCCAAACTCAGCGTTGTTGATTCGGCGTCGGAAAAATCCAATTTGCTCATGTCTACATAGTCGTTATGCACGTGGAAATAAGCGATCAGTACAGCCAATAGGTCGAAGCCGAACACCTGCTTTTGGCAGAGTTCTATTAGATTTTCATTAGGCCAGCGGTCTGCTGATTTTTTAAGTAGTAAAGAGATGGTATTCTGGATGGTACGGATATCATACTTTTTCCAAAAATCAACAATCTTATCCGTGGGATCATAATCTTGATCGTGTACTTGGTATATGGCTAGTTCTAGCGCTAGAACATTTGAATATTTTTGATTCATTTTTAAGGTTCATAAAGATGACTTTGGCAATGCCCTATCGTTTGAATCGGACATACCTTCCCCTATTGCAAAAATTTTGCATTCCAAAGAGGTGTCATTGCAGGGACTAATCAGCCCTTACAGGTGTCACAAATTAAGAATAAACAAAATCCCGAAAAGCGCCCCAAGACGATTGCAAAGCATTGATTAGGGGAATATTATGGCGCTTCCTGCCGGGACAGGTAAAAAACCGATCTGCACTTTATAGAAAAACTATACAATAATTCCTTTATTTATTTGGCAGAATAAAAATTAAATGCTAATTTTAAGTTGTTCAGGCTCGATAGAGCAATTAACTTTATTATTAACCAGATCAAAAAGGGATGTTGTATTACAGACAGATCGGAAAACCTCGGACAAGGGAGTACTTATTTGTATCCTATCGGCACATTACAAATTGGCGATAGCAGCCCTCTCCTGTTTCGGTTTTTAATGATTTAAATAATCTATCCAGGCGAACGAATTAAGTTCTTTATGGGAATAGTGTGTGAAAACCGATGGCTTACCTCCTGGAGGTAAACTGTGTTTTTTTTGGGGGTGTTTTCTGTTCGTTTCATAATCATTCATTTTGGTTATCAAACGATGAAACTCAGAAAGCTTGAGGAAGGGCGTATTGGTTGAAATAACCAATAGGGCGAATTCCAAAGCTCTGACAGAGGTACCGCTAGGACCACCATAACCGAAATTATGGTTCCACAGAGTCTGACATGGAATCCGCCCTATTGGACTAATATCTACAAAGATAAAAAAATCCAATAGAAAGCGAACCCACGATCAACTCATATGGAAAATTAGCGGTTTTCTGTTATGAGTAACATCGTAATTAGAGAGTGACAGCACCCTCTTCTTGTAGTCGCTTAAATAACTAACACAAATATACAAATAAAAATATAAAATACAATTAAAAAGAAATTTATATAAATATAATGAATAGCTATGACATCAAGCTAGAATTCGGTAAACAAGCAAAAAAATATAGATTACACTTTGGTTTAAGCCAAATAGAAGCAGCCGATTTAAGCGAAATGAGCCCTTCTGAATACAGTGATTTGGAAAACGGAACAACAAATTATAATGTTGAGAAGCTACAAAGTGTCTCTTCTATTTACGGCTTATTTTATTATCAAATGGGAAACCCTGCATGTAAATTCCCTGCCTTTTCCAAGTTGCCCGAAGTAACAAAGACGAAAATTAATTCCCGTGAGAAACCATTAACAGTTTATAATGAAAGATTTATAATTGAACATCTAACAATCATATTTAGTAACATGTCGGAGAAGTCCGAATTTCTAATCAAAGATATTAACAGCAAAATTGTAGAACAATTTGCTGTATCCTATGATAATGAAGAGATATCGGGTACAATTAGTAAAAACTTTGCCGGTTCTATCGTAAAAACAGATAAAAAGCAAATTGATAAAAAAGGACGTGGAGCGAAACCATTTTATTTTATGATAATAAAATCTCTGTCCAATGATATCGTGCAAGAAGCAATCCAATCGATTGAGAACGAAAAACTGAAGGATTCAAATGGAAAAAAGCTTAATCCGAAATGACAACGCGATGAGCTTATTCTCGCACCGCAACTATATTTTTCAGATTTAAAAAGAAACCTCACACAGAAAAAGCATTTTTACCAACTAGCATGTAAATGGAAAATAAAGTACCAAAACTTACGAGCGCATCCGTCTTAAATGAAAGAACGGAAAAGATTTTCCAATATGTTGAAGCATATAACAAGATGGATGTTGAAAATATGGTACCAGATTTTGATGGTGGAATCGTTTTTCAGAACATAATGAATGGTGAGAAAACGATGGAATTGCGAGGCATTGAAGAATTTAAACAACAGGCGATTGCCGCCCTATCATATTTCAGTGAGCGAGAGCAGTCCATCGAGACAATCACTCATACCCGTAGTTCGACAGAAATCGTGATCAACTATAGTGCTATTTCGGCAATGGATTTTTCGAATGGCTTGAAAAAAGGCGATGAAATAAACATACAGGGGAAGTCGATTTTTGAGTTTTCGGCTGATGGGAAGATTAGAAAGTTGACGGATATAGCGTAGTGATTAAAAAGAATAAAAGAGATCAGTAAGAAATGGAATTTGAAAAATTAGTCAGCAGTATCCAAAATACCCATGAAGAGTTACAGCTTTCAGCGATAAAAGCTGTGAACCAATCGCTCACTTTGCGCAACTGGCTAATAGGCCTATACATCATAGAATTTGAACAAAAGGGTAAAGAAAGAGCAAAGTATGGTGAACAGCTACTCGCCGAACTCGCCGCATCTATTAAAATAAAAGGATTATCTGTTACGAATCTAAGGTTATGCAGACAATTTTATATTGCATACCCTCATCTAATATCTGCTGTAAAAGATGCTCTGATCAACAGTAACTTAAAAGGAGTTCAAATTGGTCAGTCGTTGACTGACCAATTACAAAGTACTGACTACAAGACAAATTCAATTCATCAGTCGACGACTGATGAATTGAACCAAGCGTTTCAACACCCTATAAAAAACGGTCCCCTAACAGATCCTTTCGAAATTTTATCGAAGATTTCTTTTACTCACCTCGTACAACTCCTCCCAATTCAAAATTTAGAGAAGCGCACATTTTATGAGTTAGAATGTATTAGGCAAGCATGGAGCGTCGGCGAATTGAAAAGACAAATCAACACGCTATATTATGAGAGAAGTGGGATAAGCAAGAAACCCGATAAATTATCCAAGATTATCAACCAAAAAGCAGAACAGCTAACAGCCGATGATTTCATCAAATCACCTTTTACCTTTGAATTCCTTGGGCTAAAGGCCAAAGATGTCGTTTATGAAAATGATCTTGAAAAATCACTCCTAGAACACTTGGAGGGCTTTCTGCTTGAAATGGGCCAAGGCTTTTGCTTCGAAGCCAAACAGAAACGCATATTGATAGGTGGAGAATACTTCTTCATTGATCTTGTCTTTTACCACAGGATATTAAAATGTCATGTCCTAGTAGAGCTCAAAATTGATGAGGCCAAGCATGAACATATCGGGCAATTAAAAACCTACGTCAATTACTACAAAAAGGAAATGATGCAAAAGGACGACAATCCTCCGGTGGGGTTATTGCTCGTGACCAACCAAAACAAAGCGTTGGTAGAATACGCCATTGCCGACAGCGATCAACAATTGTTTGTCAGTAAGTATTTGCTCGAATTGCCTTCAAAAGAAGAGCTAATCGCGGAGATAGAAAGGGAAAAGAATATATTACGTGAGCAAGGAATCGTATATGGTAGAGAAAATTAAGAATCCCCTAACCTTGGTTTTGGTGATGTCGGTTCAAAAACTAGAAAGATGGGGTTATGAAGATTCCAATGAAAAAAACGTAATCGACCATGATAGCGAAACACATTATTTATTAGCAAAATTTAAAAATGAACTATCACAGCCGAATATTCCAAGTTGTCACCAATTCAGATAATGGCGACACTTCAAGTGAAACGACTTTTCACTACAAGCAAGAGGGAAATATCCTCACATCTATTTATTCGGGGGGCAGCATTGTCTCCGGACATTTGCTCGGAATCGTAGACGATGATGGAAATATAGATATGCAATATCACCACATTAATAGTAATGGGGAAATAATGACGGGACTCTGTAAATCTACTCCTGAGATTCTTAAAGATGGAAGAATTAGACTGCACGAAGAATGGAAATGGACAAATGGGGACCAATCAAGTGGAAAATCTACACTTGAAGAAATTTTATTTGATGCCAATTCAATCAGTTGACCGGAGAAATTCTAGAAACGAAGAAAAAAGTACTTATCCTACGCGCTTAAAACAATTTGATAGAATTATTTAATAATAATACAATATATATCCCGGTTTTCAATAAGCTCATTCTGGAAAATACAGTCGATGAAGTGCTTACGTTCTTCGATCAGAAAAGCAAATAGGTGGAAATTTTCGAGCCATCAATAGGAGGTCAAAGCTTAAAATCATTCCTTAAAATAACCCAACATTCCTCTTTCTTCGCCCACTCACCATATAAAGCTCCCGGTGCGTTCTTCTTTATAAATTGTTCTACCTGAACCATCAAATCATAAATTATAGTTTGCAACTCGTCAGATACACCTTGCTTCTTCCATATTTCGGACAGATTTATTTCTGTTCCTTTCTTATAGGATAATAAAGCAAGAGTGTAAGGAACCGTTATATATCTCATATCGCCGATAGAATTGGGTTTTATTCCGTACAACTTTTCAGCGGTCCTGAATAAAATAGCCTTTGCGATTGCATCTTCGAAATATTTATTATCAGAATTTTCAGGAATATTATGTGCAATAAACTGTGCATAATTTTTTTGGCTTCCTCTTACAACTATATGAGGTCCGATAATGAGCTTGTCATCCACATAGACTTCACTCCATGTATTTATAAATTTCGCCAGCTCCTCTTTTGTAAAGAACTGTTTTTTAGGATTTTTAAAGTCAAATGCTTTGAGTTTTGCTTTTGTAGTTCCTTCCCTTGACCTTGCGTTTCTGTATTGACCTCTGGCCCTTTCATAAAACCATCTGGTTTGATAAGATTGACCATTAACAGGCGGAGCCCATATATTTCTTGATAATTTTTCAAGTTCAATGTGAAATGGAGTATTAGAACTCAAGTCAGAAATAGAAATTTTATTCTGAGTATTGGCATATTCAGCAATACGGCTAACGATTTCCGCAAAATTATTCTTATCTTTTATGATACTCAGTTTGACCTGAACTACAATGTCTTTTATTTCAGCCTTATCTTTCTTCCAAGTATGATATATAGATGCTGTTGTTTGTCCTCCATTTACAATCTGAAGATCTTTTACAGATTCTATCAGATATCCCTTTTCTGTTTTTTTGAGTTTTAAATCATCGGCGGTAGCTGCTATACCATTATTAAAAGCCAGAAACATATGTGGTTCTTTCAATATTGTTCTCCTGATCCCTTGATTTATTTTTCCAGTGAACTGTAGAAATGATCGCACATTCTGTTCTAATAGTCTGGCTCCATATTGCTCATAAACTGAAACAAGTGCATGTCCGGGGATTAATGCTAGGTAAGACTGATATTCAGGATTATCTATATCCGCCTTAATACATGGCACCTCAAAACCGTCCTGTTCGAAATCGATTTCAATAGGGATGTATTCTTTCTCTGAAATATTGAACAGATAATTCAGATCAACCACTCGGAAAAAAACAGGAATCTCATTTAATTCTTTTTGTGAAGGAATTTCCCCATTATAAATACCGTCGGTTAAAATAAATATATTTATTCTTACAAGGTTTTCTCTCAGTTCCACTGAGGCATTTAAAGTATGGGCAAAGTCAAATATCTCTGATGATTCTTCCAAGCTATCTGCATATTCTCTGTTATCAGCTTTTTTCAAAAACGAGAGTAATAATTTTGCGGCATTATCAATATCGGATTTCTGAACACGTATAGGTTCTTCTGTACATTTAAATACTGTAACAAAAAGATCGAGGGTTTCATAATTATCAGCAATAGCATAAGCATTGATCTTATGGCGGTTTCTTGCTACAATACTTTCATGGAAAGAAATTCTAGCATCTGCAGTTTCTCCCCCTCCAGAGAGAAGGTCAATAGCCTGCTTAGTAAATAGTTGCTCTAAAGAACCACCTTCTTGATTTGAAAGCTGCTCTGAACGAATATCCTGTAATAAATCTGTATAAAACCGATTGAGTTCCTGTTGTGCCATAAATTAAATCAGTTCAGATATTTTCTTTCCATCAGCGGTGTAAATTTCATCAAACATAAAATTTTCATAAAATCTATAAGAGACTCCAGGTTCTGACGAAGCAAAAAATATGGCTTTCGATAATTTTTCAATTGAAGTGTAATCAAATTCCATAATCTCAAAATTTGAAAAATTATATCCTCTTGTTCGATATTGAGTATGAAAAACTGCATTCAAAAATGTTCTATAAGCACCATATTGAAAATATGTTAGATTACTCCTTAATTCAAATCTATAATAATAACTATCATTCTTATAATCAGTTTTTATACTGTACATCTGAATTGCATTACTGTCTTTGACACATACTATGACTTTTGAAACTATTTTCTGAAGCTCATCTAATATTTTAAATCCAGTGATGAGTTCTGCCTTAAATATTGAAGATTTCAGATCATCATGAGAAAGAGGATTGAGTAAACGGTCTTTGATTCCGATAAGTTCATCAATGAGTAAGAATGGAACTTCATATCGATTGACTAACTTCTTAAACTGATCTATCATTTGTTGTAAAGAGATAAATCTGAAAGTATCAACATCTGTATCTTCTTCCTCTTTTAATTTATAAAACCAGGAATTATCATTTTCCGAAATTGAAAGATTCCTTTTTGATAAAGTAATTACACTATTGTCTCCCGATGTGCCATTAAAACCCGGATAAAGTACATTTTCAGGCAAGATTCTCTTTAGTTCTTTTTCAAATGCCTTTCGCAGATAATTAGCACAGGCAGGATAATCTCCTTTTGTCAAATGGTATTCTGCTCTTTCTCTATATGTTTCAGATTTACGGATAAAAGGACGTTCAATATTATGACTATGGTTATCTACATAAAATTCTGTTTTTTCCCAGCCTTTAAGATATGGCTTTGCTACATTAAACCATTCTCTGTCATAAGTAGTCAGAAATATCTGGAAATCTCTGAATGAAGTCCCATCGTCGAATTCATCCTTTGTGAGGATCTCCAATAACGGAATTCTATTAGTCATATCGAGACCTATAAAGATATCATCCAGAAATAAAATCCTTAAATCCGTTGACGGTAAACCGAGAATATAAGCTAAATAGACAGATATGGCCAGTGCCGTGAGGCGGGCTTCATTTAGAACTTCCTCATGCTCGGGTAATTCCTTCTCAAAAAGTTTTATTTTAAGTGAAATAGAAGGAGGTACTAAATCTTCGCCTTGCAATTCCATTTCTTGATATTCTATTTTCAAATCACATTCTTTCTGAAAATACTTAAGAAGCATATTTGCTCTATCTTCTAATTCCAAGAACTGAGCATACACATTAGTGTTATAGTCCGATATATCATTCTGTATTTTGGTGTGCTGAATCTTTTCCCATAAGTCTTTATATGAAATTCTATTTGCAGCTTGTACAGAAAGAATTGCAATCATATCTGAAAATAATCCTGTTTCTCCAAGAAAAAACGAAAACAGATCCGGCTGACTGTTATGTTGCCTGAAATGAAGTTGCAGTAAGTCTCTATATCCAACAAACCCCTTTACAATACTTGCTTTTGCAATTATAGGAATGGTATGCGTATTTGTCCTTGTTGTTTCAGCAGAGAAAGAACATTCGCTTTCATCTTCAAGTGTTATATTTATAAAAGGCTGTTCCTTATTATGCTTAGGAATATAAAATAGATTTTTCTGAAATGGAAATCCTGTATTCAAAGCAGAATTAAAAAAGTCCTTCAAAGCACGGAAAAGAGATGATTTCCCACTTCCATTTTCTCCATAAATCAACAGGTTTTCCCCCTTTGGCAAATCTATTGTATAACGGGCTGATTCCTGGTCGTTATTTACCAGAAATGCTCTGTAATTGCTAATTTGAATGCGTTTGATTTTCATTCGTCAGAGTTTGATAAATAAGTTTGAATTCAGGAATTGTAGTTATATCATAAATTGCTTTTTTTACATGACTTTGAGGTTTGTTCAATAATTGATAATAGCGTTTTATATTTTCCGCATCATTATCAAATGGAATAAGACTTTGTAATTCAGAAAGAACATTCAGACGATTTGCTGCAAAAATTTCCGGAAAATAAACCTCAAAAATTACTGCGTCAAGAACACTTATAAAAAATGAACTCATCACATGACTTTCTCTGGAAGATTGTTCTTTTTGCAATACCAAAATACATCTTACCAAAATAGAAATTCCATGACTGTACTGCTCTGAATAAATAAATGGAAACGTTTCTATTACCTGCTCTGTAGCAAGTCCGATTTTACTTCTGTTATAATATGTAAAAAATACAGAGTTCAGAATAGCTGATAAATATTCGGAAGGGATTTCCGGAATCCATATTGCAAGGCATTCACCGTCTAAAACCAATGATGTTTCTGAAATAGAAAAATTCTGAGCCTGAAATTTCACTGTAGATATAACAAGTCCTTTATTTATTAATAAGTGCTCCGGGTTTTCAATCCATGAATCAACATACGGATTTATATAATAACGTTGAACATCTTTAGCCTTTATAACAGGAACAGCTTCAGGTTTCTTCTCAGTATAATTCAGTTTATTGGTTCCATATAAGAAAGTAGGGTTCCACTTTTGTGTTTTCCCCTCCAGTTCTTTAAATTTATTTTCAATCCTATTTTCAAGAACTTCAAGTTGCTCCAGTTCATTATCTTTTTCAACTGCTATTAATGGTTCTTCAAGTTCCTGATCATCCAATTCATCAGAATAATCCAATTCTTTCAGGAATTGTTCATTTACTGCATATTCAATAGGTCTCGCATTTTTCATCCAGGGAAAACTAACTGCCAATCCTACTATAGGAATTGATGAGAGGGGAGCTTTGTCTTCTTTAGGTTGTGGATCCAATAAATAAATCAATAGAAGTGCTTGTTCATCCGGTCTGATCTCTTTGACCCGTACCGGACTGGGCTTGTCGATCTTTGACAAATTTTTTCCATTTTTCTTTGCGTCTTCTATAGTTCTTTTAAAGGCTATTTCTATTTCTTCATCAGTTAGATCAATAAATTCGTGTCGCGGATCAATAATATGAGATTTGTTAATCGTATAATAGTTGGAGTCAGGAGTAAAGTCACTTCTTTTTGTAAGTCCTACCGTAATATCAGTATTGATTTTAACTGTTTTATCCGTAGTTGTATTATTAATAAGCACTATCGTCCAGTTCGTTATTAACCCATATTTTTGTTGTTCACTGATAAATCTGTTTATCAGGTTTACATTAAAAGTAGGTTGCATTGAGGCATATCCATATAGGTAGTCAATTATTCTGTCCGCATTATTTCTGCCTCTCCATACAAAATGATTCCGCAGAATAGATTCAGTATTTATAGTTCCATTAGGTAATCCTAAATCGTTAATAAGTTTTAGTGTGTTGTTGTAATTTACCAGATGCTTTGGATCATTCTTTTTGAATGAATATGTTTCTTCCAATACACCGGAAAGGCTTAACGTCATTATTTTTTTATAACGAAACTTATTAGCCGCTGTAATAACAAGTGAATCAGGATGAGTTCTGACTTTCAACCCGTAATCTGCCGGAGTTTTATCCAGATCGCCCATTCTGTCAAACTCAGCACGCATTTCTTCAGTTGCGACTGTTATGTGCTGATACCATTTTACCAGTTCTTCACTTGTATATAATCTGCATAAATCAAGGTATCCCGGACGGTATCCAAACCATCTTCCCATTTGCATTAAAGTATCATACATCTTCGATGCACGAAGAAAATAGCTGATGGTCAATCCTTCCAGTGTTAATCCACGGGAAAGCTTATTACCACCAACAGCAATTACAGAAAGTCCTGTCTTACGATGATCATAATAATCCAGCGGTCGAATGTTTTTATGTTTCAACCTGTTAATATTTGTATCACCATGCACTGCTCTGATTTCGATTTTAGCAACCGCTGCATACAAATGAGGCTCTATATCAGCCCACGACATTTCAACTATCGATGGATCATTCACTGAAGGACTATCAATTACTTGTTTTGTCACCTTTACAAACCTGTCTTTCCAAAGCTGTTCAAGTTCACCAAGAAATTTTCTGTTGGGAAACTCTATTAATCTTGCATAAGCTCTCACTTGATTTTCAACAAGTGTTGCTATTCTATCCTGCCAGTCTATAAATCGGGTTACGTGTACCAACATAGAGTTGTGTTCATTCGCCTGACCACGGGCTCTCCTTGCAGCACAGGACAAAAAGAAACATTTAATAGCCTCATGAAGGGTTAGGGGAAGCTCCGTTAAGGTTTCAGGTTTAGGCTCGTCTTTTTTATGTCCTTCAGGAATATATATTGCATAATCATCTACAACTCTGATAAGTTCTAAGGGTTCTATTTCTTTATCAATATTTTCGAGTGATTCAATTCCAAATAATTTCTCAGGACCTATATAATTTGAAGGTGCAGGTATATTGACAATAAAATTCTTCGGAAATATATCTTTACCCAATGATAATGGGATATTGTGTACATTAAAATCAAGTCCTTTTACATCATCATCTGTA
The DNA window shown above is from Sphingobacterium thalpophilum and carries:
- a CDS encoding helix-turn-helix transcriptional regulator — encoded protein: MNSYDIKLEFGKQAKKYRLHFGLSQIEAADLSEMSPSEYSDLENGTTNYNVEKLQSVSSIYGLFYYQMGNPACKFPAFSKLPEVTKTKINSREKPLTVYNERFIIEHLTIIFSNMSEKSEFLIKDINSKIVEQFAVSYDNEEISGTISKNFAGSIVKTDKKQIDKKGRGAKPFYFMIIKSLSNDIVQEAIQSIENEKLKDSNGKKLNPK
- a CDS encoding nuclear transport factor 2 family protein: MENKVPKLTSASVLNERTEKIFQYVEAYNKMDVENMVPDFDGGIVFQNIMNGEKTMELRGIEEFKQQAIAALSYFSEREQSIETITHTRSSTEIVINYSAISAMDFSNGLKKGDEINIQGKSIFEFSADGKIRKLTDIA
- a CDS encoding PDDEXK nuclease domain-containing protein: MEFEKLVSSIQNTHEELQLSAIKAVNQSLTLRNWLIGLYIIEFEQKGKERAKYGEQLLAELAASIKIKGLSVTNLRLCRQFYIAYPHLISAVKDALINSNLKGVQIGQSLTDQLQSTDYKTNSIHQSTTDELNQAFQHPIKNGPLTDPFEILSKISFTHLVQLLPIQNLEKRTFYELECIRQAWSVGELKRQINTLYYERSGISKKPDKLSKIINQKAEQLTADDFIKSPFTFEFLGLKAKDVVYENDLEKSLLEHLEGFLLEMGQGFCFEAKQKRILIGGEYFFIDLVFYHRILKCHVLVELKIDEAKHEHIGQLKTYVNYYKKEMMQKDDNPPVGLLLVTNQNKALVEYAIADSDQQLFVSKYLLELPSKEELIAEIEREKNILREQGIVYGREN
- a CDS encoding n-acetylglutamate synthase is translated as MNYHSRIFQVVTNSDNGDTSSETTFHYKQEGNILTSIYSGGSIVSGHLLGIVDDDGNIDMQYHHINSNGEIMTGLCKSTPEILKDGRIRLHEEWKWTNGDQSSGKSTLEEILFDANSIS
- a CDS encoding AIPR family protein → MAQQELNRFYTDLLQDIRSEQLSNQEGGSLEQLFTKQAIDLLSGGGETADARISFHESIVARNRHKINAYAIADNYETLDLFVTVFKCTEEPIRVQKSDIDNAAKLLLSFLKKADNREYADSLEESSEIFDFAHTLNASVELRENLVRINIFILTDGIYNGEIPSQKELNEIPVFFRVVDLNYLFNISEKEYIPIEIDFEQDGFEVPCIKADIDNPEYQSYLALIPGHALVSVYEQYGARLLEQNVRSFLQFTGKINQGIRRTILKEPHMFLAFNNGIAATADDLKLKKTEKGYLIESVKDLQIVNGGQTTASIYHTWKKDKAEIKDIVVQVKLSIIKDKNNFAEIVSRIAEYANTQNKISISDLSSNTPFHIELEKLSRNIWAPPVNGQSYQTRWFYERARGQYRNARSREGTTKAKLKAFDFKNPKKQFFTKEELAKFINTWSEVYVDDKLIIGPHIVVRGSQKNYAQFIAHNIPENSDNKYFEDAIAKAILFRTAEKLYGIKPNSIGDMRYITVPYTLALLSYKKGTEINLSEIWKKQGVSDELQTIIYDLMVQVEQFIKKNAPGALYGEWAKKEECWVILRNDFKL
- a CDS encoding AAA family ATPase, which produces MKIKRIQISNYRAFLVNNDQESARYTIDLPKGENLLIYGENGSGKSSLFRALKDFFNSALNTGFPFQKNLFYIPKHNKEQPFINITLEDESECSFSAETTRTNTHTIPIIAKASIVKGFVGYRDLLQLHFRQHNSQPDLFSFFLGETGLFSDMIAILSVQAANRISYKDLWEKIQHTKIQNDISDYNTNVYAQFLELEDRANMLLKYFQKECDLKIEYQEMELQGEDLVPPSISLKIKLFEKELPEHEEVLNEARLTALAISVYLAYILGLPSTDLRILFLDDIFIGLDMTNRIPLLEILTKDEFDDGTSFRDFQIFLTTYDREWFNVAKPYLKGWEKTEFYVDNHSHNIERPFIRKSETYRERAEYHLTKGDYPACANYLRKAFEKELKRILPENVLYPGFNGTSGDNSVITLSKRNLSISENDNSWFYKLKEEEDTDVDTFRFISLQQMIDQFKKLVNRYEVPFLLIDELIGIKDRLLNPLSHDDLKSSIFKAELITGFKILDELQKIVSKVIVCVKDSNAIQMYSIKTDYKNDSYYYRFELRSNLTYFQYGAYRTFLNAVFHTQYRTRGYNFSNFEIMEFDYTSIEKLSKAIFFASSEPGVSYRFYENFMFDEIYTADGKKISELI
- a CDS encoding Z1 domain-containing protein — encoded protein: MSNYQQAKTLCNAWLSEIAKTESVNAVLIKEKVGQVNTLFNLPESEKVKLIEELEVLYSILSDHYRILDDVKPDPWVKNAKSEINWDFWNRYRMYLEQKNYAPDTLNKMDNLTDDILDRLIRPDSNIPSDKRGLIVGHVQSGKTGNYIGLMCKAADAGYRLIIVLAGIHNSLRSQTQLRIDEGFLGFDTQLARSITQTSDRIGVGRINPTLIAHSLTTNEINGDFNRKASETSGISIGGKDPIILVIKKNASVMKNLLGWLASRGKTMEDGKKQIKNLPLLVIDDEADNASINISKNYVSGINACIRSMLKLFEQSAYIGYTATPYANIFIKQYTDDDVKGLDFNVHNIPLSLGKDIFPKNFIVNIPAPSNYIGPEKLFGIESLENIDKEIEPLELIRVVDDYAIYIPEGHKKDEPKPETLTELPLTLHEAIKCFFLSCAARRARGQANEHNSMLVHVTRFIDWQDRIATLVENQVRAYARLIEFPNRKFLGELEQLWKDRFVKVTKQVIDSPSVNDPSIVEMSWADIEPHLYAAVAKIEIRAVHGDTNINRLKHKNIRPLDYYDHRKTGLSVIAVGGNKLSRGLTLEGLTISYFLRASKMYDTLMQMGRWFGYRPGYLDLCRLYTSEELVKWYQHITVATEEMRAEFDRMGDLDKTPADYGLKVRTHPDSLVITAANKFRYKKIMTLSLSGVLEETYSFKKNDPKHLVNYNNTLKLINDLGLPNGTINTESILRNHFVWRGRNNADRIIDYLYGYASMQPTFNVNLINRFISEQQKYGLITNWTIVLINNTTTDKTVKINTDITVGLTKRSDFTPDSNYYTINKSHIIDPRHEFIDLTDEEIEIAFKRTIEDAKKNGKNLSKIDKPSPVRVKEIRPDEQALLLIYLLDPQPKEDKAPLSSIPIVGLAVSFPWMKNARPIEYAVNEQFLKELDYSDELDDQELEEPLIAVEKDNELEQLEVLENRIENKFKELEGKTQKWNPTFLYGTNKLNYTEKKPEAVPVIKAKDVQRYYINPYVDSWIENPEHLLINKGLVISTVKFQAQNFSISETSLVLDGECLAIWIPEIPSEYLSAILNSVFFTYYNRSKIGLATEQVIETFPFIYSEQYSHGISILVRCILVLQKEQSSRESHVMSSFFISVLDAVIFEVYFPEIFAANRLNVLSELQSLIPFDNDAENIKRYYQLLNKPQSHVKKAIYDITTIPEFKLIYQTLTNENQTHSN